One window of Agarivorans sp. Alg241-V36 genomic DNA carries:
- a CDS encoding carboxymuconolactone decarboxylase family protein, which yields MSKFTFHTVETAPEKSKAMLEGAVKQMGAVPGLYAAMAESPETLKAYQQLHQLFMSTSFNEEELTVVWQTINVEHECTFCVPAHTAIAHSMKVDPALTEALRNSEPMPTAKLQALHDFTLAMVRERGNVSDEQMEAFFAAGYGQQQVIEIILGLSQKVISNYVNHVAKTPVGPLFEQFAWTKKA from the coding sequence ATGAGCAAATTTACATTTCACACAGTAGAAACAGCACCAGAGAAAAGCAAAGCAATGTTAGAAGGTGCAGTTAAGCAGATGGGTGCTGTACCGGGTTTGTACGCAGCTATGGCAGAGTCACCTGAAACATTAAAAGCTTACCAACAGTTACACCAGTTGTTTATGTCAACTTCATTTAATGAAGAAGAGTTAACTGTTGTTTGGCAAACCATTAATGTCGAGCATGAATGTACTTTCTGTGTACCAGCTCACACTGCAATTGCACACTCTATGAAAGTTGACCCAGCATTAACTGAGGCATTACGTAACAGCGAGCCAATGCCTACAGCTAAATTACAAGCTTTACATGATTTTACATTAGCTATGGTACGTGAGCGAGGCAACGTATCAGACGAGCAAATGGAAGCATTTTTTGCAGCAGGTTATGGCCAGCAACAAGTGATTGAGATCATCCTTGGTTTATCGCAAAAGGTGATTAGTAACTACGTAAATCACGTTGCAAAAACACCTGTAGGCCCGCTTTTTGAACAATTTGCTTGGACTAAAAAAGCATAA
- a CDS encoding DsbA family oxidoreductase, whose amino-acid sequence MMNKKIKLDIISDVVCPWCIVGFNHLNAAIEELGIQDKVEIQWQPFELNPDMPPEGEELRAHVARKYGSSREDSDRARANITQAGANYGFEFNYFDQMKMVNTFNAHVLLDYAHSVDKQMALKMRLFSAFFSEQKDVSNQKVLIEEANAVGISTEQALAALNNDEIKQKVRSLEAQWQQLGVNGVPTVIFNRSSALTGAQPQENFKQVLLEQLAQAGI is encoded by the coding sequence ATGATGAATAAAAAAATTAAACTCGACATCATTTCTGATGTTGTTTGCCCTTGGTGCATAGTAGGTTTTAACCATTTAAATGCGGCCATTGAAGAGTTGGGTATACAGGATAAAGTTGAAATACAATGGCAACCATTTGAACTAAACCCGGATATGCCACCTGAAGGTGAAGAATTACGCGCACACGTTGCCAGAAAATACGGCTCTTCACGGGAAGACAGTGATCGCGCAAGAGCAAATATTACCCAAGCCGGTGCCAACTATGGGTTTGAGTTTAACTATTTTGACCAGATGAAAATGGTTAACACCTTTAATGCCCATGTGTTGCTCGATTATGCCCACTCAGTAGATAAGCAAATGGCGTTGAAAATGCGTTTATTTTCTGCATTTTTTAGTGAGCAAAAAGATGTCTCAAATCAAAAGGTATTAATTGAAGAGGCAAACGCTGTAGGTATTTCGACTGAGCAAGCATTAGCGGCACTGAACAATGATGAAATCAAACAAAAAGTTAGGTCGCTCGAAGCGCAGTGGCAGCAACTAGGTGTTAACGGTGTACCAACAGTTATTTTTAATCGCAGTAGTGCATTAACAGGTGCTCAACCACAAGAAAACTTTAAGCAGGTATTGCTAGAGCAACTAGCACAAGCAGGAATATAG
- a CDS encoding ABC transporter substrate-binding protein — protein sequence MAIKWNLRRRILALACLCVVASALVTSFEHLQRWVNDSGTNSLILAVVGPMSGKEADKGLSMVHGAQLYADLHNSQRQDNQVAIVVQQYDDANDKNKALLIAKQLAATNNVVAVLGHRASATSIKAASIYQRAGLPIVGGSATATEITQNNDWAFRVIPDNQLQGKFVADYVASLAKDKAVLIYSQDKFGESLADSFLNRAEVLAIQSLSLGVDLKKDIAKQAEVISQKISEFSHTGAVFLAVHDVEGETLVSHLKQQHPNWLFIGSSSIGKQSFPERFKHRSQEREVSGYYTNGVFAVSPILFDVASESTQLFYQSFLKDFAYEPSGVSAAYYDAATIVSAAIDAASGEVGGADEFSELNVASQRAAVKNHLASFNSPNSAVQGLTHSMYFDSQGNVLRPMQVGLFSGGAFVSAPIQLQDVSDDNLMRRTDVVYTGIEMQNISEFSTLDLTFKAKFNLWFRSTPGVNAEDIVFLNSVGDLSLQEPIESNFTSQSTYQLYQVEGTFLADAKPGRAAFGEYQLGVSFRHATLPRSELIYVSDIVGLGQTSLHKNQANRHKVQFDTSQWRQSSTLSFQDTLRKRSLGDPKYLHSDRQAVEFSRFNSLTPVQENVLSLRGRIPAQWQQIIFYSSVLAWLFYALILDFKLLGQLSRAYGLGNKILYALFIASAEPLFLDWLAQAYPNTNQLFASNCFDVLWWLLFASTLALLIDVILWDPIEKRSGRQVPRIMRHLTRGLAYIGAIFAILSFVYQRELTSLLATSGLVAMILGLALQSNLVNIFSGIAISLEKPFKLGDWISLGSYGGPIVGEVIDMNWRTTKVKTADNTLYSIPNNTLANANLNNVSSSGQIVTGGFSASVNKQLEPLQVIPRLEAALMAIEAVNRVYIDVDSIGSDNVDYKIKLVHGVDDTATTTDLVWQAIWRLDAEIKQELDEQEPELESPLLNDA from the coding sequence TTGGCCATTAAATGGAATTTACGTAGACGCATACTTGCACTTGCTTGTTTATGTGTTGTCGCAAGCGCCTTAGTAACCAGTTTTGAGCACTTGCAGCGGTGGGTAAACGACAGTGGAACAAATAGTTTAATACTGGCTGTGGTTGGGCCTATGTCGGGCAAAGAAGCTGATAAAGGCCTATCAATGGTTCACGGCGCACAGCTTTATGCCGATTTGCATAATAGCCAACGCCAAGATAACCAAGTGGCCATTGTTGTTCAGCAATATGATGATGCTAATGACAAAAACAAAGCGCTGTTAATTGCTAAGCAACTCGCTGCAACTAACAATGTAGTCGCCGTATTAGGGCATCGAGCTTCAGCTACCTCGATTAAGGCCGCCAGTATTTATCAGCGTGCAGGCTTGCCAATAGTTGGGGGCTCAGCCACCGCAACCGAGATCACTCAGAATAATGATTGGGCATTTAGGGTTATTCCAGATAACCAACTACAAGGTAAGTTTGTTGCTGACTACGTTGCGAGTTTAGCTAAAGACAAAGCTGTATTAATTTATAGCCAAGATAAATTTGGTGAGTCATTGGCTGATTCTTTTCTTAACCGGGCCGAAGTGTTAGCCATTCAATCTTTGAGTCTAGGTGTGGATTTAAAGAAAGACATCGCTAAACAAGCAGAAGTAATAAGCCAAAAAATTAGTGAATTTAGTCACACTGGAGCGGTGTTCTTAGCTGTGCACGATGTTGAAGGCGAAACACTGGTTAGCCACTTAAAACAGCAACATCCAAATTGGTTGTTTATCGGCAGTTCTTCTATTGGTAAACAAAGCTTCCCAGAGCGTTTTAAACATCGAAGCCAAGAGCGAGAAGTCTCTGGTTACTATACCAATGGGGTGTTCGCGGTTAGCCCTATCTTGTTTGATGTAGCCAGTGAATCAACTCAACTGTTTTACCAAAGCTTTCTAAAAGATTTTGCTTATGAACCTAGTGGTGTATCAGCGGCTTATTATGATGCGGCAACTATCGTATCAGCCGCAATAGATGCAGCAAGCGGTGAGGTAGGCGGGGCTGATGAGTTTAGCGAACTTAATGTGGCGAGCCAAAGGGCGGCAGTTAAAAATCACTTGGCCAGTTTCAATTCACCCAACAGTGCTGTTCAGGGTTTAACCCACTCAATGTATTTTGATTCGCAAGGCAATGTATTGCGCCCGATGCAAGTAGGCTTGTTTAGTGGAGGAGCCTTTGTTTCTGCGCCGATCCAACTGCAAGATGTGAGTGATGATAATTTAATGCGCCGTACCGATGTGGTGTATACCGGTATTGAAATGCAAAACATTAGTGAATTCTCCACCCTAGATTTGACCTTTAAAGCCAAGTTTAATCTTTGGTTTAGAAGCACGCCTGGGGTAAACGCAGAAGATATCGTGTTTTTAAACTCGGTGGGTGATTTAAGTTTACAAGAACCAATAGAGTCAAACTTTACTAGCCAAAGCACCTATCAGCTTTATCAAGTAGAGGGCACCTTTTTAGCAGATGCAAAACCCGGCAGAGCTGCCTTTGGTGAATACCAACTGGGAGTGAGCTTTAGGCATGCAACATTACCGAGAAGTGAGCTAATTTATGTATCCGACATTGTTGGGCTAGGCCAAACCAGCTTACATAAAAACCAAGCTAATCGTCATAAAGTGCAGTTTGATACCAGCCAGTGGCGCCAAAGCAGTACTTTGTCGTTTCAAGATACCCTACGCAAGCGTAGCTTAGGCGATCCCAAGTATTTGCATTCAGACAGACAAGCGGTGGAGTTCTCTCGGTTTAACTCACTAACGCCGGTACAAGAAAATGTACTAAGCCTAAGAGGGCGCATTCCAGCACAATGGCAGCAGATTATCTTTTATAGCAGCGTGCTCGCGTGGCTGTTCTACGCTTTGATATTGGACTTTAAACTACTAGGCCAGCTATCCAGAGCTTACGGACTAGGCAACAAAATCCTATATGCCTTGTTTATAGCTTCGGCTGAGCCTCTGTTTTTAGATTGGTTAGCACAAGCCTATCCAAATACTAATCAGTTGTTTGCCAGTAATTGTTTCGATGTATTGTGGTGGCTATTGTTTGCCTCAACCTTAGCCTTATTGATTGACGTAATTCTGTGGGATCCCATAGAAAAACGCAGCGGCCGACAAGTTCCGCGAATTATGCGTCACTTAACTCGTGGATTGGCTTACATTGGAGCAATATTTGCGATTCTGTCTTTTGTTTATCAACGCGAGCTAACCAGCCTATTGGCGACATCGGGATTAGTGGCAATGATCTTAGGTTTGGCTTTGCAGTCAAACCTTGTAAATATATTTTCAGGTATTGCGATTAGCTTAGAGAAGCCCTTTAAACTTGGCGATTGGATCAGCTTAGGTAGTTATGGTGGCCCAATTGTTGGGGAAGTCATCGATATGAACTGGCGTACCACCAAGGTTAAAACCGCCGATAATACTTTGTATTCCATACCCAACAATACACTTGCAAACGCCAACTTAAACAATGTGAGCAGCAGTGGACAAATTGTTACCGGGGGCTTTTCAGCCTCTGTGAATAAGCAGCTAGAGCCATTACAGGTGATCCCGCGCTTAGAAGCCGCACTTATGGCCATTGAAGCGGTTAATCGGGTTTATATCGATGTAGATAGCATCGGTTCTGATAACGTAGATTATAAAATTAAGCTGGTGCATGGGGTAGATGATACCGCCACCACTACCGATTTAGTTTGGCAGGCTATTTGGCGCTTGGATGCTGAAATTAAGCAGGAGCTTGACGAGCAAGAACCAGAGCTAGAAAGCCCTTTACTTAATGATGCTTAG
- a CDS encoding TetR/AcrR family transcriptional regulator: protein MAKTAKFDRQEVIDKATNLYWKKGFHATSMRNLQDEIDMRPGSIYSAFGSKDGLFKEALRNYTDMGLAQMQSFAEQNSSPIDTLKAFVKAQVIDTQTNAPNGICMLSKTLGELTEENQELIDVTKNHLGEIADKMVALIEQAKAGGEVSEDKDSQSLVQHIQIQIAGLRTFAKMNSDKQLLDEKIEAIFSNYPF from the coding sequence ATGGCAAAGACAGCAAAATTTGATCGCCAAGAGGTGATAGACAAAGCAACTAATCTTTATTGGAAGAAGGGTTTTCACGCTACTTCAATGCGCAATTTACAAGATGAGATTGATATGCGTCCCGGTAGCATATATTCAGCATTTGGCAGTAAGGATGGCTTGTTTAAAGAAGCATTAAGAAATTATACCGATATGGGATTGGCTCAAATGCAAAGCTTTGCAGAGCAAAATAGCTCGCCCATAGATACGCTTAAAGCATTTGTTAAAGCGCAAGTAATTGATACACAGACTAATGCGCCAAATGGTATATGCATGCTATCTAAAACCTTAGGTGAATTGACCGAAGAAAATCAAGAGCTTATTGATGTGACTAAAAACCATCTTGGTGAAATAGCTGATAAAATGGTTGCTTTAATTGAGCAAGCTAAAGCTGGTGGTGAAGTCAGTGAAGATAAAGATTCACAGTCACTTGTTCAACACATACAGATTCAGATCGCAGGTTTACGCACATTTGCGAAAATGAATAGTGATAAGCAGTTATTAGACGAAAAAATAGAAGCGATATTTAGCAACTACCCATTTTAG
- a CDS encoding SDR family oxidoreductase produces the protein MSFNFKQKYGGWALVTGATSGIGQEMAKQLAEDGMNLVLVARREQELKDYAQLLATQYSVDTDIIVADLSTLNGVDKIKATQHDIGLIALSAGLETNGAFEKLDLEAERRLLHVNVNSVMELSHHFSNTMIDRGKGGILLVASMFGQMASPYFSTYAGSKAFVINFGQSLYGELKSKGVDVSILSPGLTKTPMATSTGVNWKKVPMAARSPEKVAKVGLQGLGKRVLTVPGMRNNIMAFMANLTPRKMMAIAMQKILNGALDAKRL, from the coding sequence ATGTCTTTTAACTTTAAACAAAAATATGGTGGTTGGGCACTAGTAACAGGAGCAACCTCTGGTATTGGTCAGGAAATGGCGAAGCAACTAGCCGAAGATGGCATGAACCTCGTTTTAGTGGCTCGTCGTGAACAAGAGTTAAAGGATTATGCTCAATTACTGGCAACCCAGTATTCAGTTGATACTGATATTATCGTGGCAGATCTTTCTACCCTAAATGGCGTCGATAAAATCAAAGCGACACAGCACGATATTGGCTTAATCGCCTTATCTGCTGGCCTTGAAACCAACGGTGCATTTGAAAAGCTGGACTTAGAAGCTGAACGTCGCCTGTTGCACGTGAATGTGAATTCGGTAATGGAATTAAGCCATCACTTTAGCAATACCATGATTGATCGCGGTAAAGGGGGCATTTTACTTGTTGCCAGTATGTTTGGCCAAATGGCTTCTCCTTACTTTTCAACTTATGCCGGATCTAAAGCGTTTGTGATTAATTTTGGTCAATCACTTTATGGCGAGCTGAAATCCAAAGGGGTTGATGTCAGTATTTTATCACCCGGCTTAACGAAAACTCCTATGGCTACAAGTACAGGCGTTAATTGGAAAAAAGTGCCGATGGCAGCAAGATCACCAGAAAAAGTAGCGAAGGTCGGTTTGCAAGGTTTGGGTAAACGCGTTTTGACCGTACCGGGCATGCGCAACAATATCATGGCATTTATGGCAAATTTGACACCACGTAAAATGATGGCAATAGCCATGCAAAAAATCTTAAACGGTGCGTTGGACGCCAAACGACTATAG
- a CDS encoding haloacid dehalogenase type II translates to MPQQIILFDINETILNLGQLKPKFKQYFGNELFLDTWFSMLLHSSTVCLTTKVETNFKDLALANLNTLAGRLDKSLTTEQRSDIISSLANLPAHDDIKPALVLLRSEGFKLVAFSNSSETLLRSQLNNAGLTDYFDNAISVESAKTFKPSQDAYQFAIKKLNTASHDVTLVAAHDWDTHGALCAGLSAAFIDRFNAQYNPTYKEPEIIGNTMGEVAVKLIESKRPNLTSENRS, encoded by the coding sequence ATGCCGCAACAAATTATCTTGTTTGATATCAATGAGACTATCTTAAATTTAGGGCAATTAAAGCCTAAGTTTAAGCAGTACTTTGGCAATGAACTATTCTTGGATACTTGGTTTTCAATGCTACTGCATTCATCTACAGTATGTTTAACAACCAAGGTGGAAACGAACTTTAAAGACTTAGCTTTGGCGAATTTAAATACACTCGCGGGTCGATTGGATAAATCGTTAACTACCGAGCAACGTAGCGACATTATATCTTCGCTAGCAAACTTACCTGCCCATGATGATATTAAGCCTGCATTGGTTTTATTAAGGAGTGAGGGTTTCAAACTTGTTGCTTTCTCAAATTCATCTGAAACTTTACTTAGATCTCAGTTAAACAATGCTGGATTAACCGATTATTTCGATAACGCAATTTCAGTTGAAAGCGCAAAGACTTTTAAGCCATCCCAAGATGCATATCAGTTTGCGATTAAAAAGTTAAATACTGCTTCGCATGACGTGACATTAGTGGCAGCCCATGACTGGGATACTCATGGTGCTTTATGCGCTGGATTAAGTGCCGCTTTCATAGATAGATTCAATGCTCAATATAATCCTACTTATAAAGAGCCAGAAATTATTGGCAATACGATGGGGGAAGTTGCAGTTAAGTTGATTGAGTCAAAGCGACCTAATTTAACGTCCGAAAATCGCTCATAG
- a CDS encoding DUF2798 domain-containing protein: MKKFPRKFQYPLMVSMVLPTMLFGMSGIMAYRNLPLGGDFLSAWGAAIAQVVPPALLLLAVVAPTVRLFVTKFLLQPEEA; encoded by the coding sequence ATGAAAAAGTTCCCACGTAAATTTCAATACCCTTTAATGGTGTCAATGGTGCTACCTACAATGTTATTTGGCATGTCAGGCATTATGGCTTACCGCAACTTACCACTTGGCGGTGATTTTCTGAGTGCTTGGGGTGCGGCAATAGCGCAAGTTGTTCCGCCTGCACTGCTGCTTCTGGCTGTGGTCGCGCCTACAGTTCGATTATTTGTAACCAAGTTTTTATTACAACCAGAAGAAGCCTAA
- a CDS encoding LysR family transcriptional regulator, which translates to MINSKQMTNLYWFCLSVECGGFAAASIKAKTSAPTVSRAVAHLEAQLNEKLLHRDAKNFRLTNAGEEVYSKFSGVFAQLDEQWLSLSNSQGELTGDIHISCPEPFADFFLQPLAIEFMKMHPQVNIFVHFASDAANFIDEQMDLAIVTIPATAPNLIQKRLFEAELALAASPDYLKQHQAPVSTEELLKHRLLAGNNFPYWALKEGGKSFKLPVKPKYAINSLRLNIQAAIAGAGICLLPKTALERLTEKNKLVPVLPSVECPKGTAYLVWTDRKMIASRVVAFRDAIFANMNKGAENLWGAMFQ; encoded by the coding sequence ATGATAAACAGTAAACAAATGACTAATTTATATTGGTTTTGCCTGTCAGTTGAATGTGGTGGCTTTGCTGCTGCTAGCATTAAAGCAAAAACGTCAGCACCAACAGTTTCACGTGCTGTCGCTCATTTAGAAGCGCAATTGAATGAAAAACTACTTCATCGTGATGCTAAAAATTTCAGACTTACCAATGCAGGTGAAGAAGTTTATAGCAAATTCTCTGGGGTATTTGCCCAACTTGATGAGCAGTGGCTCAGCTTATCTAATAGCCAAGGAGAGTTAACAGGCGATATCCACATTTCTTGCCCAGAGCCGTTTGCTGATTTCTTTTTGCAGCCGCTGGCAATCGAATTTATGAAAATGCACCCTCAGGTTAATATTTTTGTCCATTTCGCTTCAGATGCAGCAAACTTTATTGATGAGCAAATGGATCTAGCCATTGTAACAATACCTGCAACAGCGCCTAACTTAATTCAAAAACGACTATTTGAAGCCGAACTGGCGCTTGCCGCATCACCAGACTATCTAAAGCAACATCAAGCGCCTGTATCGACAGAAGAATTATTAAAACACCGACTACTGGCAGGCAATAATTTTCCTTACTGGGCGTTAAAAGAAGGTGGTAAATCATTCAAGTTACCGGTAAAACCCAAGTATGCGATAAATAGTTTGCGCTTAAATATTCAGGCGGCTATTGCAGGGGCTGGCATATGCTTATTGCCAAAGACAGCCTTAGAGCGGCTAACGGAGAAAAATAAATTAGTGCCTGTTTTACCTAGTGTGGAGTGCCCTAAAGGCACCGCTTATCTGGTGTGGACAGACCGAAAAATGATAGCTTCACGCGTGGTTGCGTTTAGAGATGCCATTTTTGCAAATATGAATAAGGGTGCAGAAAACCTTTGGGGAGCGATGTTCCAATAA
- a CDS encoding peroxiredoxin family protein, with the protein MSLDFYLSLSALLITVIGASHYFAKVKQRQTPKRPVMFVSALMIASLLSIAALYITFTTFTIWSLAVVLMSSMPLIMTAVFVVTFKESKPPLGNIQVKVGDKLAPFVTTRTDGSIFNSELLNGQRVLLKFFRGSWCPYCSTELKMFEEMKPLFDSYQVKVVALSNDDHVSASKHQQRDHLTHTLLSDPQLKVIRQFGVEHHKALGGDSTSSKTIFGLPFPMVMKYKPMAIPTTLLIDENGIVQWIDQSEDVRFRASEDKLEAALEKVFYTVT; encoded by the coding sequence ATGTCATTAGATTTTTACTTAAGTCTGAGTGCACTGCTTATTACCGTTATTGGTGCCAGCCATTATTTTGCAAAAGTGAAGCAAAGACAAACACCAAAACGACCAGTAATGTTTGTAAGTGCGCTTATGATTGCCTCGCTATTAAGTATTGCTGCACTTTATATAACGTTTACAACATTCACAATTTGGTCTTTAGCCGTTGTGTTGATGTCGAGTATGCCGTTAATAATGACGGCTGTATTTGTTGTTACATTTAAAGAGTCGAAACCACCACTTGGCAATATACAAGTAAAGGTAGGTGATAAGTTAGCGCCATTTGTAACAACTCGCACAGATGGTTCGATATTCAACTCTGAATTGCTAAATGGTCAACGCGTATTATTGAAGTTTTTTAGAGGCTCATGGTGCCCTTATTGCAGTACTGAGTTAAAGATGTTTGAAGAAATGAAACCACTCTTTGATTCATACCAAGTAAAGGTGGTTGCGTTATCTAATGACGATCACGTATCCGCGAGTAAGCACCAACAAAGAGATCACTTAACTCATACGTTACTGTCTGATCCTCAATTAAAGGTTATACGTCAATTTGGTGTAGAGCATCACAAAGCCTTAGGTGGTGATAGCACATCGAGCAAGACGATTTTTGGCTTGCCGTTTCCTATGGTGATGAAATATAAACCGATGGCGATCCCAACGACTTTATTAATCGACGAAAATGGTATTGTTCAGTGGATAGACCAATCTGAAGACGTCAGATTTAGAGCGAGTGAAGATAAACTCGAAGCGGCTTTAGAAAAAGTTTTCTATACCGTAACTTAA
- a CDS encoding DUF1835 domain-containing protein, whose protein sequence is MQLHITNGDSVGDMLSESQQVQGEILCWRDVLHDGPIIAAEGQAYLKARASYIYETMCLPSPLPAIEISEQQILEGFAQRQAILDNLNQYNEIVLWFEHDLYDQLQLAECLYHLAKHQDQVKQFYLICIGEHDDVDYFHGLGNLSISQLEVLYPQRQRLSIEQLDLGKTVWQAIAANTPEPLNQLLSKPLISLPFMANALTRFAQEYPWLDNGLSLTQTLILKSLAEPKTELPILLSNLRQQAQYQGEDLSLAEQRYQQIMAKAEIKLGRLFTNLQSIEEAPFLGDIWLTKELHYLSTHSPAYLNIDYQGSESWDMQASYQISEAGLKALQGVLVPEEKQKPSLWRGGVHITAENYWCWDKQKRQLVKQH, encoded by the coding sequence ATGCAATTACACATTACCAATGGCGATAGCGTTGGTGACATGCTTAGTGAGTCACAGCAAGTTCAAGGGGAAATACTGTGCTGGCGAGATGTGTTGCATGATGGGCCAATTATAGCAGCCGAAGGGCAAGCTTACCTAAAGGCTAGGGCAAGTTATATTTATGAGACTATGTGCTTGCCCAGCCCTTTACCCGCGATAGAAATCAGTGAACAGCAGATCTTAGAGGGTTTTGCTCAACGCCAAGCTATCTTGGATAACTTGAATCAATACAATGAAATTGTATTGTGGTTTGAACACGATCTCTACGATCAGCTACAGTTGGCAGAATGTTTATATCATCTAGCTAAACACCAAGATCAAGTTAAGCAATTTTACCTTATTTGTATTGGCGAGCACGATGATGTTGATTATTTCCATGGCTTAGGAAACTTGTCGATTAGCCAGCTTGAGGTGCTATACCCACAGCGCCAAAGGCTTAGTATCGAACAGCTCGACTTAGGTAAAACCGTGTGGCAGGCCATCGCGGCTAACACTCCAGAACCTCTCAACCAGCTACTTTCCAAACCTTTAATTTCTCTACCATTTATGGCAAATGCTTTAACCCGTTTTGCCCAAGAGTATCCGTGGCTAGATAATGGATTAAGCCTCACTCAAACGCTTATTCTGAAATCCTTGGCGGAGCCAAAAACAGAGCTGCCCATTTTGTTAAGTAACCTTCGCCAACAAGCTCAATATCAGGGTGAGGACCTATCGTTGGCCGAGCAACGCTATCAGCAAATCATGGCCAAAGCTGAAATCAAATTAGGCCGACTATTCACTAATTTGCAAAGCATAGAAGAAGCACCATTTCTCGGTGACATCTGGTTAACTAAAGAGCTGCATTACCTTTCAACACATAGCCCTGCTTACCTAAACATTGATTACCAAGGTAGTGAGAGTTGGGACATGCAGGCTAGCTATCAAATTAGTGAAGCTGGCCTTAAAGCGTTGCAAGGAGTGTTAGTTCCCGAAGAAAAACAAAAACCAAGCCTCTGGCGAGGTGGGGTACATATCACGGCCGAAAACTACTGGTGTTGGGATAAGCAAAAACGCCAGTTAGTTAAGCAACATTGA